The Flaviramulus sp. BrNp1-15 genome includes the window AAGCGGAACAAAAGAACATGCTTCACCGTACATAATAGATTTTGCAACAGGTTTTAACTTTGTTGCTAGCATGATATATGCATTTTGTGGTACAGGTTTTTTAGAACATCCTTTTATAATTATAGGTTTGTCTTTAAACTTAGAAACATCCAGATTTTTTAAAACATCTTGATAGATTGAAGTTTCTAATGTTTCTAGGTTACCAATAATTATTTTTTTAGCATAAGGCTCTAATTGAATACTTAACAACATAAAAGCCCAACCAGGAATTATAGCATCGCTACTACAAGTTAATGCTATATAATTGTCTTTGAATTGCGACCAATCAAATTCTGAAACCTGATTTCTAAAATCTTTTTCGCGTAACACAAAACCTTCAAAAAGCCAGTCTTTAATATCAAATAATACGCGCTTGCCTTCAGGGTAATAATCCTCAAGGTTTATAGTAACTAATTTACTATTAGCAACACGATTTATAATTTCGTCTGACATATTATTATGACCTTTCGACTGCGCTAAAGGTGACCATTAATTTAATTTTTTTTTACTAAAAACCGTGAGTGCAAATTGTTTATAGCATTCCCAATTCAAGCTTTGCTTCTTCACTCATTAATTCTTGAGTCCATGGTGGATCGAAAGTAATTTCTACTTCAGCACTTTTTACAGCATCAAGCGATTTTACTTTTTCTTCAACCTCTAAAGGTAGAGTTTCTGCCACAGGGCAGTTAGGAGTTGTTAGAGTCATTAATATTTTAACATCGTAATCTTCGTTTACAAATACGTCGTATATTAATCCTAATTCGTAAATGTCTACAGGAATTTCTGGATCGTAAATTGTTTTTAGTATTCCTACTATTTTTTCACCTAATTCGGTAGTATCTATTGTTATATCACTCATTATTTTAACTGTGTTTGGTATGCAATAGCATACATTTTAAGTTGTTTTATCATACTTACTAAACCATTAGCACGTGTAGGCGATAAATGTTCTTTTAGTCCAATTTTATCAATAAAATCGGTATTTGCATTAATAATATCTTGAGGGTGCTGATTTGAAAACGCACGAATTAGAATAGCAATAATACCTTTAGTTATAATAGCATCACTATCGGCAGTAAATTCTATTTTATCGTCTTTCATTTCGGCATGAACCCAAACCTTACTTTGACAACCTTTTATAATGTTATCATCGGTTTTGTATTTGTCGTTAATTAAAGGTAAATCTTTCCCTAAATCAATCATATACTGGTAACGCTCTTCCCAATCTTCAAACATTGAGAATTCGTCAATTATTTCGTTTTGAATCTCTTCAATAGTCACAATCACAAATTTTTATACAAAAATACAACAACAAAAGTTGCTATTCAATGTTTTCTGAAATTGATAAGATTTCTTTAACAAGTTCTGCAATTTCTTCAGGTGGATTTCCATGATCAAAAGGTGGAGTTTCATAAGTTTTATCGCCTTTAGTAATTTTTAAATGTGCGATTGCAGCACCATCAAATTGAAACTTTTTACTAGGAGCTTTTAATGTTGAAATGTTTTGAACATCAATTGATTTAAAATGTTTCATAATACTATTCCAGTTTTCTTCGGTACAACTTTTAATGATTGGAGTGCCACCTCTTTTTTGTAATGTGGATATATTATTTTTATCTAATGTTACTTGATTATAAATACCTCGCGATGAAGCTGTGTATTCAATTACATAGTTTTCTTTTGTTTGTGTTGCTTTTTCTAGAGAATCTTGCATAGTTGAGACTTCTTTTTGGCATTTACAGGATTGTGTTATAAATACGATTAGAGTTAAGCTTATAAGTTTTATAAATTG containing:
- a CDS encoding SufE family protein, whose translation is MTIEEIQNEIIDEFSMFEDWEERYQYMIDLGKDLPLINDKYKTDDNIIKGCQSKVWVHAEMKDDKIEFTADSDAIITKGIIAILIRAFSNQHPQDIINANTDFIDKIGLKEHLSPTRANGLVSMIKQLKMYAIAYQTQLK
- a CDS encoding DUF2480 family protein; this translates as MSDEIINRVANSKLVTINLEDYYPEGKRVLFDIKDWLFEGFVLREKDFRNQVSEFDWSQFKDNYIALTCSSDAIIPGWAFMLLSIQLEPYAKKIIIGNLETLETSIYQDVLKNLDVSKFKDKPIIIKGCSKKPVPQNAYIMLATKLKPVAKSIMYGEACSFVPLYKNK
- a CDS encoding DUF59 domain-containing protein encodes the protein MSDITIDTTELGEKIVGILKTIYDPEIPVDIYELGLIYDVFVNEDYDVKILMTLTTPNCPVAETLPLEVEEKVKSLDAVKSAEVEITFDPPWTQELMSEEAKLELGML